The Bacteroidota bacterium genome contains a region encoding:
- a CDS encoding tetratricopeptide repeat protein — translation MSKFIFFLILVYSFILPINLHSEEIPLNSNRVINNVDTSVINELNKYSRKFINSGNNDSGRKCAEKALLLSKELGYKLGIANSLNNIGIINFNQGNYPLSLNFHLKSLKIRKEINDKHGIAASSNNIGLIYNEMGYYSEAMNYYSQCYKTMIELKDKRGVGITLNNIGLMNRIQGNYPKALFYNLKALRIQEEINDKSGIAKSANNIGVIYDDIANYSMAIKYHEKSLIISKQLDEKIKLQVV, via the coding sequence GTGAGCAAATTTATTTTTTTTTTGATTTTAGTTTATTCTTTCATTCTCCCAATAAATTTACATTCAGAAGAAATACCTCTTAATTCAAATAGAGTAATTAATAATGTCGATACATCGGTAATAAATGAATTAAATAAATATAGTCGAAAGTTTATTAATTCAGGGAATAATGACAGTGGTAGAAAATGTGCGGAGAAGGCTTTACTTCTTTCTAAAGAACTTGGATATAAACTTGGCATTGCAAATTCACTTAACAATATTGGTATAATTAATTTTAACCAAGGTAATTATCCCTTGTCATTAAATTTCCATTTGAAGTCATTAAAAATCAGAAAGGAAATTAATGATAAGCATGGCATAGCCGCTTCTTCAAATAATATCGGACTTATTTATAACGAAATGGGATATTACTCAGAAGCTATGAATTATTATTCTCAATGTTATAAAACCATGATTGAGCTAAAGGATAAAAGAGGGGTTGGAATTACATTAAATAACATTGGATTAATGAATCGAATACAAGGAAATTATCCCAAAGCTTTGTTTTATAATTTAAAAGCTTTGAGGATTCAGGAAGAAATTAATGATAAAAGTGGAATTGCTAAATCGGCAAATAATATTGGAGTTATTTATGATGACATTGCTAATTACTCAATGGCCATCAAGTATCATGAGAAGTCTTTAATAATAAGTAAACAATTAGATGAAAAAATAAAATTGCAGGTAGTTTAA
- a CDS encoding SpoIIE family protein phosphatase produces the protein MQIKERIGDKSGISKSLSNIGNIYLIKLDYVNALDFYLKGLKIQNEIEDRDACAISYNDIGTVYTKLKKYKEAYNSFYQSISIAREINSYVSLKDGYENLSKLDSITNNFENSLKNYKLFTIYKDSLYNEERTKKIVQSQMQYDFDKKESATKAEQERKDILITKESEKQRQIRNSILGGFIFVLIISLLLYRSRQIKQRNNTELLEKNSVISQQKELVEIKNKEILDSISYAKRIQATILPSVRVVKKYLEDSFILYLPKDIVAGDFYWMESIADESIVYFAACDCTGHGVPGAMVSVVCHNALNKALKEFEKRTPAEILDKVSEMVIEDFNKNADDDDEVKDGMDASLCALNIESGQLQWAGANNALWIIKPNGTLNEYKPNKQPVGKSYDRTSFTNHTIQLEKGDTLYLFTDGYADQFGGTESRKFQRKGFKELLVSIHQLTMEQQREAIYTTFESWRGANEQVDDVCIIGVRV, from the coding sequence GTGCAAATCAAAGAAAGAATTGGTGATAAGAGCGGTATTTCCAAATCATTAAGTAATATCGGAAACATATATCTAATCAAATTGGATTATGTAAATGCTCTTGACTTTTATTTAAAAGGCTTAAAAATTCAGAATGAAATTGAAGACCGGGATGCCTGCGCAATTTCATATAATGATATTGGCACTGTTTATACTAAATTAAAGAAATATAAGGAAGCCTATAATTCCTTTTACCAAAGTATTTCGATTGCGAGAGAAATTAATAGTTATGTATCATTAAAAGATGGTTACGAAAATTTATCTAAACTAGATAGCATTACTAATAATTTTGAGAATTCATTAAAAAACTATAAACTCTTTACTATATATAAAGATAGCCTTTACAATGAAGAACGCACAAAGAAAATTGTGCAATCACAAATGCAATATGACTTTGACAAAAAGGAATCGGCAACTAAAGCTGAGCAAGAAAGGAAAGATATTCTAATAACCAAAGAATCTGAAAAACAAAGACAGATCAGAAACAGCATTTTAGGAGGCTTTATTTTTGTATTAATTATTTCACTATTGCTTTATCGAAGCCGACAAATAAAACAAAGAAACAATACCGAATTGCTAGAAAAAAATTCAGTTATCTCACAACAAAAGGAATTAGTCGAAATAAAAAACAAAGAAATTTTGGACAGCATCTCATACGCCAAACGAATTCAAGCCACTATCCTACCATCAGTTCGTGTTGTAAAAAAATATTTAGAAGATTCCTTTATTCTTTATTTGCCCAAAGACATTGTAGCAGGTGATTTTTATTGGATGGAGAGTATTGCGGATGAATCCATAGTTTATTTTGCTGCTTGTGACTGCACCGGCCATGGCGTTCCAGGTGCTATGGTAAGTGTGGTTTGTCACAATGCTTTGAATAAAGCACTCAAGGAATTTGAAAAAAGAACTCCTGCTGAAATATTAGACAAAGTTTCAGAAATGGTAATTGAAGATTTCAATAAAAATGCGGATGATGACGATGAAGTAAAAGATGGAATGGATGCTTCGCTTTGCGCATTAAATATAGAAAGCGGACAATTGCAATGGGCAGGAGCAAATAATGCATTGTGGATTATTAAACCGAATGGAACACTCAATGAATACAAACCCAACAAGCAACCGGTTGGAAAATCATATGATAGAACTTCCTTTACAAATCATACCATTCAATTAGAAAAGGGAGATACTTTATATCTTTTTACAGATGGATATGCTGATCAATTTGGCGGAACTGAAAGTCGTAAATTTCAACGTAAAGGTTTTAAAGAATTACTTGTTTCCATTCACCAGCTAACAATGGAACAACAACGTGAAGCCATTTACACAACATTTGAAAGCTGGCGTGGTGCTAATGAACAGGTGGATGATGTTTGTATTATTGGGGTTAGGGTTTGA
- a CDS encoding T9SS type A sorting domain-containing protein, protein MVTFYDSGGPLGDYMDNQSTIMPSGGSIVTIYPSTVGAKVSVTFNSFNTETHYHDLSNYSQIDDDILYVYNGNSTSSVQVGALQGQAGYGTITSSAADGSLTFKFVSHSPYYTATSGTRSGWSATLACNYTPTDISMIASGSFTTCGGNFYDSGGPLGDYMDNQSTIMPSGGTIVTIYPSTVGAKVSVTFNSFNTETHYHDLSNYSQIDDDILYVYNGNSTSSVQVGALQGQAGYGTITSSAADGSLTFKFVSHSPYYTATSGTRSGWSATLACNYTPTDISMIASGSFTTCGGNFYDSGGPLGDYMDNQSTIIPSGGTIITFYPDYSNKKIDVAFSSLSTQTQYHDFNNYSQIDDDKLYIYNGSSIASPIIATLSGVLNPGSFTSTAVDGSMTFKFVSYAPFNTAPIGLRAGWSAFISCSPISTNDIIKDNPKIQIFPNPVNEFINLSCVNLPEENYKIILTDLLGRKLYEVKSQSINGSFDIQINIGDFSKGIYFLSVSSTNTKLKTVKIQK, encoded by the coding sequence GTGGTAACTTTTTATGATAGTGGAGGACCTTTGGGTGATTACATGGACAATCAAAGCACAATCATGCCTTCAGGTGGTTCTATTGTAACAATATATCCTTCAACAGTTGGAGCGAAGGTAAGTGTGACATTCAATTCATTTAATACAGAAACACATTATCATGACTTATCGAATTACAGTCAAATAGATGATGATATTTTATATGTCTATAATGGTAATAGTACATCTTCTGTTCAAGTTGGTGCGTTGCAAGGCCAAGCAGGTTATGGAACAATAACATCCAGTGCAGCTGACGGAAGTTTGACTTTTAAATTTGTTTCACACTCCCCATATTATACTGCAACCAGTGGAACAAGATCAGGATGGTCCGCAACGTTAGCATGCAATTACACCCCTACTGATATTTCAATGATAGCTTCCGGATCATTTACAACATGTGGTGGTAACTTTTATGATAGTGGAGGACCTTTGGGTGATTACATGGACAATCAAAGCACAATCATGCCTTCAGGTGGTACTATTGTAACAATATATCCTTCAACAGTTGGAGCGAAGGTAAGTGTGACATTCAATTCATTTAATACAGAAACACATTATCATGACTTATCGAATTACAGTCAAATAGATGATGATATTTTATATGTCTATAATGGTAATAGTACATCTTCTGTTCAAGTTGGTGCGTTGCAAGGCCAAGCAGGTTATGGAACAATAACATCCAGTGCAGCTGACGGAAGTTTGACTTTTAAATTTGTTTCACACTCCCCATATTATACTGCAACCAGTGGAACAAGATCAGGATGGTCCGCAACGTTAGCATGCAATTACACCCCTACTGATATTTCAATGATAGCTTCCGGATCATTTACAACATGTGGTGGTAACTTTTATGATAGTGGAGGACCTTTGGGTGATTACATGGACAATCAAAGCACAATCATACCTTCAGGTGGTACCATTATAACTTTTTATCCTGATTATTCAAATAAAAAAATAGATGTAGCATTTAGTTCTTTAAGCACTCAAACCCAATATCATGATTTCAACAATTATAGTCAAATAGACGATGATAAACTATATATATATAACGGGTCTAGTATAGCTTCTCCAATTATTGCTACTTTAAGTGGTGTTTTGAATCCTGGGTCATTTACCTCAACCGCAGTTGATGGAAGTATGACTTTCAAATTTGTTTCTTATGCACCTTTCAACACTGCTCCTATTGGATTAAGGGCTGGATGGTCAGCATTTATTTCTTGTTCACCTATTTCTACAAATGACATTATAAAGGATAATCCTAAAATACAAATATTTCCCAATCCAGTTAATGAATTTATAAATTTATCTTGTGTAAATCTGCCCGAAGAAAACTACAAAATAATCTTAACTGATTTATTAGGCAGGAAATTGTATGAGGTTAAAAGCCAGTCAATTAATGGAAGTTTTGACATTCAAATAAACATTGGGGATTTTTCAAAAGGCATTTATTTTCTATCAGTTAGCTCAACAAATACAAAATTAAAAACGGTAAAAATTCAAAAATGA
- a CDS encoding S8 family serine peptidase produces MFFSNGNNNTSSIGYPASNSNTIAVAATSMCDERKSLTSCDGENWGSDFGIGTDIGAPGVHIYTTDISGNSGFTNGDYAEYFNGTSAACPIAAGVMALMLSENSSLTYNDARFILESTCEKVGGYVYNSNVFGQPNGTWSSNLGYGRINAYHALLAASCNNHPSNDNCNGAIQVSDNTACSFITGSVDCATNDGFPTLPSCNGSSATQLGVFYYFIAQSNNATIQVNPITTTSSGLDAIIVLYSGTNCFSLNEFSGGCIDNYSEGQSETLVVNGLTPGQSYWIRIYDYGASQPPIGSGGFQLCVTHTMSCSSPIIVLNPASVQVTAPGGTSFTVTANGGVLPYSYQWQYDSGIGWINVPNSSPYSGVNSNILNISATSLAMSNNQYQCVVSSASPCSSNKSTSSAAILTVSASCSSPIINLNPTSVQVTAPGGTSFTVTANGGVLPYSYQWQYDSGIGWINVPNSSPYSGVNSTF; encoded by the coding sequence ATTTTTTTCTCGAATGGAAATAACAATACATCAAGCATTGGTTATCCTGCTTCAAATTCAAATACTATAGCTGTAGCGGCAACAAGCATGTGCGATGAGCGAAAAAGCTTAACATCCTGCGATGGGGAAAATTGGGGTTCAGACTTTGGAATTGGAACCGACATTGGTGCGCCTGGTGTTCATATTTATACAACAGATATTTCTGGCAATTCAGGATTTACAAATGGTGACTATGCTGAATATTTTAATGGGACATCAGCTGCTTGCCCAATAGCAGCTGGTGTAATGGCTCTTATGCTTTCGGAAAATTCTAGTTTGACCTATAATGATGCAAGATTTATTTTAGAATCGACTTGTGAAAAGGTTGGAGGATATGTCTACAATTCAAATGTCTTCGGTCAACCCAATGGTACTTGGTCATCTAATTTGGGATATGGTAGAATTAATGCTTATCACGCACTTTTAGCAGCTAGTTGTAATAATCATCCATCAAATGATAACTGTAATGGTGCAATTCAAGTTTCGGATAATACAGCATGCTCCTTTATTACTGGTTCTGTAGATTGTGCAACTAATGATGGATTTCCAACCCTTCCATCTTGTAATGGGTCAAGTGCTACCCAACTTGGTGTCTTTTATTACTTCATTGCACAATCAAATAATGCAACTATTCAAGTAAATCCTATTACAACTACAAGCAGTGGTCTTGATGCCATTATTGTACTATATTCTGGAACAAATTGTTTTTCTCTTAATGAGTTTTCTGGCGGTTGTATTGATAATTATTCTGAAGGTCAATCAGAGACGCTTGTTGTAAATGGTTTGACGCCTGGGCAATCATATTGGATCAGAATTTATGATTATGGTGCTTCTCAACCTCCAATTGGTTCTGGAGGATTTCAACTTTGCGTTACTCACACAATGAGCTGTTCTTCTCCGATTATAGTTTTAAATCCAGCAAGTGTGCAGGTGACTGCTCCAGGAGGAACAAGTTTTACAGTTACAGCAAATGGAGGTGTTTTACCTTATTCTTACCAATGGCAATATGATTCAGGGATTGGTTGGATAAATGTCCCGAACAGTTCGCCTTATTCTGGGGTAAACTCCAACATTTTAAATATAAGTGCAACATCATTAGCAATGAGCAACAATCAATATCAATGCGTTGTTTCAAGTGCTAGTCCATGCTCATCAAACAAATCAACAAGCAGTGCAGCAATACTCACTGTAAGTGCGAGTTGTTCTTCGCCGATTATAAATTTAAATCCAACAAGTGTGCAGGTGACTGCTCCAGGAGGAACAAGTTTTACAGTTACAGCAAATGGAGGTGTTTTACCTTATTCTTACCAATGGCAATATGATTCAGGGATTGGTTGGATAAATGTCCCGAACAGTTCGCCTTATTCTGGGGTAAACTCAACATTTTAA
- a CDS encoding S8 family serine peptidase: MNNTGQFGGTIGDDIDIVNAWGIATGSSSVKVAILDCFGSASQFSHPDISFYGTHDATGTGFNTNGLSGEAYGICCAGIIAAQGNNSLGIAGVAYGCNVLAVKIGTITSGTSWSATGNSISNGITWAYQNADVISNSNSFGSSSSLIDNAISNSITLGRAGLGTPFFSRMEITIHQALVILLQIQIL; this comes from the coding sequence TTGAATAATACAGGTCAATTTGGAGGCACTATTGGAGATGATATTGATATTGTTAATGCTTGGGGAATTGCAACTGGTTCTTCTTCTGTTAAGGTTGCAATCTTAGATTGTTTTGGCAGTGCTAGTCAATTTTCTCATCCTGATATTTCATTTTATGGTACTCATGATGCAACAGGAACTGGGTTTAATACTAATGGATTATCAGGAGAAGCGTATGGTATTTGTTGTGCTGGAATTATTGCCGCTCAAGGTAACAATTCACTTGGAATTGCAGGAGTGGCTTATGGTTGCAATGTCCTTGCTGTAAAAATTGGTACAATTACTTCAGGCACAAGTTGGAGCGCAACTGGAAATTCAATTTCAAATGGAATTACTTGGGCTTATCAAAATGCAGATGTAATTAGTAATTCTAATAGTTTTGGCAGTAGCAGCAGTTTAATTGATAATGCCATTTCTAATTCAATTACATTAGGTCGAGCAGGATTAGGAACCCCATTTTTTTCTCGAATGGAAATAACAATACATCAAGCATTGGTTATCCTGCTTCAAATTCAAATACTATAG
- a CDS encoding DUF1998 domain-containing protein: protein MNKDERIQLESEIEQLNTTIEQNSLPPFILDGIRQQLKEKQTQLTPSIPSVNESRISWNEVLENPLMQGIDFQNLFHHNVGGNITSQGIDYLKALLYNEFSRRLPRERSMENLGMVNLVYPKLDNIVSPQIATELGINADEWKSLIKIALDYVIRYKFHYNISPNVRGLASTRHKSFQIYPTETQVINVSKWPKFDKNNIRPNRLALLICAGLNLHSNVEIDHQTEDRINELLEQLWISIRSKFLTAEGTEGGYKLNLETETAFELSDKLWLCPVKKKLIDTTFKGYSPWINSRLESDNINTFKVSNTVTFPYFPFAFNRNQSNENDQETTINWIKNDTEINSLKSKGLWTSLHERIINFKPLYLAGEHSAQQSSQRLENLEQKFQDGTINILSCSTTMEMGVDIGGISAVIMSNVPPSPANYLQRTGRAGRRGENKSLAFTICAANPIGTNVIDNPKWALEHKIAPPMLAFNSKSVVFRHLNAFLFGKFVQSQLHGINIEEKIEDFFINKIPSKNDSASQSFLNWLLLLQVSNVSDTIESIIKNTPLISYSPSIIIQKVYSNFELLKNKTEHSVSNYNEALERFLSLHGYSESSSAYKAVKYQKLQFLKKNLLAFLSEEGFLPAGGIPTGVVEFNNAYIKNISNEKEKLKQLPSYHITRALSEYAPGMEIVIDGWSYKSEGISLKNNWGDSTTKNLLQHCKNCGAEHIVEHGGSQISNICPVCQNSSLSGIIEGAGFTEIIEPAGFAVDLFAEKSREIKESSNIQYVEPLLIGVEPWSDASHPVFEYRDSKENAEILYYNHGSGEGYSVCLECGRASADASDLNNHKRLRGGKDKETNSSICNGNENAYAIRNNVLLVGRFQTDFFELRCKGENGKLISDETTLFSIGQIISKTLTTYLGIEEQEVNFGIKNYKGFRSIFLFDTAKGGAGYVAQFANLFEELCTQALNKLEQCNCNSACTKCLIDRTSQYHIDNLNRHKAISWLKKVVDTKVSDEIAKLLPHTPKKLIGSIKEDWARLFGKKQLLEVWLMVDAYNIDSWDTENFLLFNRMKLEEISINIVFKGQPSQLSLEQKLTLNQLKVNAKFYFTDSFEVSNISGYKLNLIGKAKLNDSQEFEYYAEDFSTVLNNHWGDVNNNFVYKQNSSGLWPLKQFNIDFQSMQANVFEVFLTPPNKYILSQNLFNHFFESLWQNERTRLLTNLENKNVDIVYSDRFLASPFGCILLIQFIQAIKESLQINSINTLTVLVKDLINYNNRPNYFFTESFTNDDERVTFLRKIANEFGILNMNIQSDINIPHYRYLDIKIDGGNSITIRPDAGIEHGWFAKNKNIKTSDLRGNENLEIQQKLNKNLLYTLVFSYQC, encoded by the coding sequence TTGAACAAGGATGAGAGAATTCAACTTGAATCTGAAATTGAACAATTAAATACAACAATTGAACAAAATTCACTTCCACCATTTATTTTAGATGGTATAAGGCAGCAATTAAAGGAAAAGCAAACCCAGTTAACTCCATCAATTCCTTCGGTTAATGAAAGTAGAATCTCTTGGAATGAGGTGTTAGAAAATCCTTTAATGCAAGGCATAGATTTTCAAAATTTATTTCATCACAATGTTGGAGGAAATATTACATCCCAAGGCATAGATTATTTAAAAGCACTTCTTTATAACGAATTTTCTAGGAGACTACCTAGAGAACGTTCAATGGAAAATTTAGGTATGGTCAATTTAGTATATCCCAAATTAGACAACATTGTTAGTCCACAAATTGCAACTGAATTGGGTATTAACGCAGATGAATGGAAAAGTTTGATAAAAATTGCCTTAGACTATGTTATCAGATATAAATTTCATTATAATATCAGTCCCAATGTCAGAGGTTTGGCATCAACGAGACACAAAAGTTTTCAAATTTACCCAACTGAAACGCAAGTCATAAATGTTTCTAAGTGGCCTAAATTCGATAAAAACAATATTCGCCCAAATCGTTTAGCATTACTTATTTGTGCAGGTTTAAATTTACATAGCAATGTTGAAATTGACCACCAAACCGAAGACAGAATTAATGAATTGTTAGAACAGCTTTGGATTTCAATTAGAAGCAAATTCCTAACAGCCGAAGGCACTGAAGGTGGGTATAAATTAAATTTAGAAACCGAAACTGCTTTCGAGTTATCCGATAAACTTTGGCTTTGTCCAGTCAAAAAGAAATTAATTGACACTACTTTCAAAGGGTATTCACCATGGATTAATAGCCGTTTGGAATCAGATAACATCAATACATTTAAAGTTTCAAATACAGTTACTTTTCCTTATTTCCCTTTTGCATTTAATAGGAATCAGAGTAATGAAAATGACCAGGAGACAACAATTAATTGGATAAAGAACGATACTGAAATTAATTCACTTAAAAGTAAAGGACTATGGACTAGTTTACACGAAAGGATTATTAATTTCAAACCATTATACCTTGCCGGGGAACACTCTGCTCAGCAATCAAGTCAACGATTAGAAAATCTAGAACAAAAGTTTCAAGATGGTACCATTAATATTTTAAGCTGCTCCACTACAATGGAAATGGGCGTTGATATTGGTGGTATTTCGGCTGTTATCATGAGCAATGTGCCACCAAGTCCTGCAAATTATTTGCAGCGTACAGGTAGAGCAGGTAGAAGGGGCGAAAACAAATCATTGGCATTCACCATCTGTGCAGCAAATCCAATTGGCACAAACGTAATTGATAATCCAAAATGGGCTTTAGAGCATAAAATCGCACCACCAATGCTTGCATTTAATAGCAAGTCGGTTGTGTTCCGACATTTAAATGCTTTTTTGTTCGGGAAGTTTGTCCAGTCTCAATTGCATGGTATTAATATTGAAGAAAAAATTGAGGATTTCTTTATTAACAAGATACCTTCAAAAAATGATAGCGCTTCTCAAAGTTTTTTAAATTGGTTACTTCTACTTCAAGTTTCTAATGTTTCCGATACTATTGAATCCATAATTAAAAATACCCCATTGATTAGTTATTCACCTTCAATTATTATTCAAAAGGTGTATTCAAATTTTGAGCTACTCAAAAACAAAACTGAGCATTCTGTAAGTAATTATAATGAAGCATTAGAACGCTTTTTAAGCTTGCATGGTTATTCTGAATCTTCATCAGCTTACAAAGCAGTTAAATACCAGAAACTTCAATTTTTAAAAAAAAATTTACTAGCATTCCTTTCCGAAGAAGGATTTTTGCCTGCTGGTGGCATTCCAACAGGAGTTGTAGAATTTAATAATGCATACATCAAAAATATTTCAAATGAGAAGGAAAAATTAAAACAACTTCCTTCTTACCACATCACAAGAGCACTTTCCGAATATGCTCCAGGTATGGAAATTGTTATAGATGGATGGTCTTATAAGTCCGAAGGTATTTCTTTAAAAAATAATTGGGGCGATAGCACTACAAAAAATCTTTTACAACATTGTAAAAATTGCGGTGCCGAACATATTGTTGAGCATGGTGGTTCTCAAATTTCAAATATTTGTCCAGTATGCCAAAATAGTTCACTATCAGGTATTATTGAAGGTGCTGGATTCACAGAAATAATTGAACCAGCAGGTTTCGCTGTAGATTTGTTTGCCGAAAAATCTAGAGAAATCAAAGAAAGTTCTAATATCCAATATGTAGAGCCTTTGTTGATAGGTGTGGAACCTTGGAGTGATGCATCTCATCCAGTATTTGAATACAGAGACAGTAAAGAAAATGCCGAAATTCTTTATTACAATCATGGCTCAGGTGAGGGCTATTCGGTTTGTTTGGAGTGTGGGCGTGCTAGTGCCGATGCTTCTGACCTAAACAACCACAAAAGATTAAGAGGTGGTAAAGACAAAGAAACCAACAGTTCTATTTGCAATGGAAATGAAAATGCCTATGCCATTAGAAATAATGTTTTGTTAGTTGGCCGTTTCCAAACAGACTTTTTTGAACTTAGATGCAAAGGAGAAAATGGTAAATTAATTAGCGATGAAACCACTCTATTTTCTATTGGCCAAATAATTTCAAAAACGCTAACAACTTATCTTGGTATAGAGGAACAAGAAGTAAACTTTGGAATTAAAAATTACAAAGGCTTTCGCAGTATTTTCCTCTTTGATACTGCTAAAGGTGGTGCAGGATATGTTGCTCAATTTGCAAATTTATTTGAAGAACTTTGTACACAAGCTTTAAATAAATTAGAGCAATGTAATTGTAACTCCGCCTGCACAAAATGCTTAATAGACAGAACTTCTCAATATCATATTGATAATTTAAACAGACATAAAGCAATTTCATGGCTAAAAAAAGTTGTCGATACAAAAGTAAGTGACGAAATAGCCAAACTTTTACCTCACACTCCTAAAAAACTAATTGGTTCTATAAAAGAAGATTGGGCAAGATTATTTGGTAAAAAACAATTATTAGAAGTATGGTTAATGGTGGATGCATATAATATTGATTCTTGGGACACAGAAAACTTTTTACTTTTCAATAGAATGAAATTGGAAGAAATTTCAATAAATATTGTTTTTAAAGGACAACCATCACAGTTAAGTTTAGAGCAAAAACTTACTCTTAATCAATTAAAGGTAAATGCTAAATTTTATTTTACCGATTCTTTTGAAGTTTCAAATATTTCCGGGTATAAATTAAATTTAATTGGTAAGGCAAAGCTCAACGATAGTCAAGAGTTTGAATATTATGCCGAGGATTTTTCAACTGTACTAAATAATCATTGGGGCGATGTAAATAATAATTTCGTTTACAAACAGAACTCATCAGGTTTGTGGCCATTGAAACAATTCAACATTGACTTTCAAAGCATGCAAGCAAATGTTTTTGAAGTATTTTTAACGCCACCAAATAAATACATATTGTCCCAAAACTTATTCAATCATTTTTTTGAATCTTTATGGCAAAATGAAAGAACACGATTGTTAACTAACTTAGAAAATAAAAACGTTGATATTGTTTATTCCGACCGCTTTTTAGCATCGCCTTTTGGGTGTATTCTTTTAATACAGTTTATTCAAGCTATAAAAGAATCTTTGCAAATAAATTCAATAAATACTCTTACAGTTTTAGTTAAGGATTTAATAAACTACAACAATCGTCCAAACTATTTTTTTACAGAAAGCTTTACAAATGATGATGAAAGGGTTACTTTTTTAAGGAAAATAGCAAACGAATTTGGCATTTTAAATATGAACATTCAAAGTGATATAAACATTCCTCATTATCGCTATTTAGATATAAAAATTGATGGTGGTAATTCTATAACAATAAGGCCAGACGCAGGCATTGAACATGGTTGGTTTGCTAAGAATAAGAATATCAAAACTAGCGATTTACGTGGTAATGAAAATTTAGAAATTCAACAAAAATTAAATAAAAATTTATTATATACCTTAGTGTTTTCTTACCAATGCTAG